A segment of the Streptomyces sp. P9-A2 genome:
GGCCGGCTCGTCCTCGGGACGATGAACTTCGGTCCGCAGACCGACGAGGCCGACAGCCACGCCATCATGGACGCGGCGCTGGACGCCGGGATCAACCTCTTCGACACCGCCAATGTCTATGGGTGGGGCGAGAACAAGGGCCGTACCGAGGAGATCATCGGCAACTGGTTCGCCCAGGGCGGCGAGCGGCGCGACAAGGTCGTGCTCGCCACCAAGGTGTACGCGAACATGGCCGCCGACGGCGAGGCGTGGCCCAACCACGACAAGCTGTCCGCCCTGAACATCCGGCGGGCCGTGGACGCCTCGCTGAAGCGGCTGCGGACGGACCACATCGACCTGTACCAGTTCCACCACATCGACCGCGACACGTCGTTCGACGAGATCTGGCAGGCCGTCGACGTCCTGGTCCAGCAGGGCAAGATCCTCTACGCGGGGTCGTCCAACTTCCCCGGCTACAAGATCGCCCAGGCGAACGAGACCGCGGCCCGGCGCGGCGGGACCATCGGCCTGGTCAGCGAGCAGTGCCTCTACAACCTCGCCGAGCGCCGCGCCGAGATGGAGGTCATCCCGGCCGCGCGGGACTACGGGCTCGGGGTCATCCCCTGGTCGCCGCTGAACGGCGGACTGCTGGGCGGCGTGATCAAGAAGGAGGTCCAGGGCGGGCGCCGGGCCGCCGGCCGGGCCGCCGAGGCCCTCGCCGACCCGGCCGGCCGCGCGCGGATCCAGGCGTACGAGGACCTGCTCGACAAGCACGGCATCGAGCCCGGCGAGGCCGCGCTGGCCTGGCTGCTCACCCGGCCCGGGGTGACCGGCCCGATCGTCGGGCCGCGCACCGCCGAGCAGCTGGCATCGGCACTGCGGGCGGTCGAGCTGGAACTGGGCGAGGAACTGCTGGCCTCGCTGGACGAGATCTTCCCCGGCCCGGGGCCGTCCCCGGAGGCCTTCGCCTGGTAGGACGGACAAAACGGGTAGGACGGGTGGAACACGGCCCGCTCCGGCGCCGGGCACGACAGGCGCCGGAGCGGGCCGACGTCCGCGCGGGCCGACGTCCGCGCGGGCCCGTGTCGGAGCAGGCCGGCGGTGGCGGCGCGGCTAACCGAGCGCCGACGCCAGCGCCACCACGACGAACATCAATACGAGCGCACCGGCCATGATCCGGTTCCGGGTTTTCGGGTCCACGCCCTCGAGCCTAACCGGCCGCCCCGGTCGGGCAGCGCGCGACCACCTCGTAACGGGGCTGCTCGCCCGGTACACCCGACCTCGGCAGGTGGCTGCGCACCAGCGCGAGCTCGCCCACGGTCCAAGCGCGGCTGCGGAACCCGGCCAGCGCTTCCAGGTACGGCTGTGTGTCGATAGCCGTGCCGCTGCGGGCCAGCGTCAGGTGGGCCTTGTAGCGGCGGTGCTCCTCCCTCTCCACGCCGGCCTTCCGCCCCGCCGCCTCCGCGCGCTCGGCGAGCAGGCGCAGGGTGCGCAGGTCACCGTCCGCCCCGGCCCACAACGCCCTCCCGTGCCCGAACTGGCCGCCACCGCCCAGGGCCAGCCCGAACGGCTCGGTGCGGGCCGCCGCCCGCTCCAGGCGCGCCGTCAGCCCGGGTACGAGAGCGTCGTCGACCTCGCCGTAGAAGGCGACGGTGAAGTGCCATCCCGCACGGCCTGTCCAGCGCAAGTCCTCCGCCCCGGGCAGCCCCCGCAACACCTCGACCGCGACGGCAAGCTCCTGGGACACGTCCTCGGGCGGCAGCACGGCGGCGAAGAGTCTCATGCGTCCAGTCTCACCGGCGAACACATGTACACCCACACGTGTCTTGGTCACCGTACGTATCGTTGTCATGCGCGGCCGCACCCGTTCCGGGTGTGGCCGGGGAGGAACACCACCGATGACCGAGTGCACCGGCGAACTCACACTCGACATGATGTTCGGGTGGCTGGAGAAGATGCCCGTCCCCGAGGGATACAAGGCCGAGATCGTCGGGGGCCACATCCTCCTGACACCCCAGCGGGACACCCACTGGGACATCACCATCGACATCCTTGAGCACGTGCGCGCCAAGTACCCGCGCACGTGCCTGTGGTCCGATGTCCGCATGGACTACCCGGGGCGTCTCAACGGGTTCGCCTCCGACGTGGTCGCTTTCACCGAAGGCACCCGCCGCGACATCGAGTTCGTCGCTGAAGTGATCTCCGGGGAGACCGCGGCCAACGACTACGGTCCGAAGAAGGACACCTACGCCGCCGTCGGCGTCCCCGTGTACCTGATCGTGGACCCGTACACCGGCGAGTGGCACCTGCACACCCTGCCGAAGGACGGCACCTACCACGGTGCCGTCACCTTCGGCTTCGGCGAGGAGATCGACCTGACCGGGACGGTCGTCGGCCTCGTCCTCAGGACCGACGAGTTCCCCCGCGACTGACCGGTCCCGCCGCGCCGGAGGCGATCCCCGCCGGCACGGGCGCCGCCGCCCCCGCCGGCACGGGCGCCGCCGCTACGCCGTTCGAGCCGGCTCCTCCTGACGCCCGCGGCACGAACCGCATCCTCGGATGTCCGTCGTTCCAGCCGACCGACAGGCGCAGGTTGCCGACGCGGGCCAGGATCAGGCCGATCACGGCGGCGGCGAGGGCCGCGATGGCGCCGCCCGTCGCCAGGCCCACCCGGGCACCGTAGGTGTCGGTCATCCAGCCGACGATCGGGGCGCCGACGGGCGCGCCGCCGAGGAAGACCATCATGTACAGGGCCATGACGCGGCCGCGCACGGCCGGGTCGGTGGCCATCTGGATGCTGGTGTTGGTGGTGACGTTGACCGTCATGGCGAACAGGCCGATCGGGATCATGAGCAGGGCGAACAGCCACAGGGTGGGTGCCCCGGCCGCCACGATCTCCAGTGCGCCGAAGGCCACCGCCGCCATGATCAGCAGCCGCAGACGGGCCGTGCCGCGCCGGGCGGCGAGCAGGGCGCCGGCCAGGGAACCGACCGCCATCAGCGTGTTGAACAGGCTGTAGACGCCCGCTCCCCCGTCGAAGACGTCGTCGGCGAAGGCCGAGAGGTAGACGGGGAAGTTGAAGGCGAAGGTGCCGATGAACCCCACCAGGACGATGGGCCAGAGCAGCTCGGGCCGGCCCGCGACATAACGCAGTCCTTCCCGCAGTTGCCCCTTGCCGCGCGGGGACGGCGTGACGGAGTGCAGTTCGCGGGCCCGCATCATCAGCAGGCCGGCGATCGGCGCGATGAAGGACACGCCGTTGAGGAAGAACGCCCAGCCCGTGCCGACGCCGGTGATCAGCAAGCCCGCGACGGCGGGGCCGACCAGCCGGGCGGACTGGAAGTTGGCGGAGTTCAGGCTGACCGCGTTCTGCAGCCGGCCGGAGCCGACGAGTTCCGCGACGAAGGACTGGCGGGCCGGGTTGTCGACCACCGTGGCCAGACCGGTGACGAAGGCGGCGACGTAGACGTGCCAGACCTCGACCTGCCCGGTGAGGGTGAGGGCGGCGAGCGCCAGCGAGGTGAGGGCCATCGCCGACTGGGTGACGAGCAGCGTGGGGCGCTTGCGCAGGCGGTCGACGAGGACGCCGCCGTACAGGCCGAACAGCAGCATCGGCAGGAACTGCAGGGCCGTGGTGATGCCGACGGCGGCCGAGGAGGCGGTGAGGGTGAGCACCAGCCAGTCCTGGGCGATGCGCTGCATCCAGGTGCCGATGTTGGAGACGACCTGGCCGAGGAAGAACAGGCGGTAGTTCCTGATCTTCAGCGAGGAGAACATCCCATCGGACCTGCGGGGGGCCCGGTCCGGCGCTTCGGGGTCGGTCGGGGTGTCGTCGGTGTCAGGTGCGGGGGCGGAATCTGCTCCGGATCCCGTACTCAAAGTTCGCCTCCTAGCGGCAACTGCTGGGTTTCCTGGCTAAGTTTTCTGGCTGGGTTCTCTAGAGGTGCGCGAGCTTCTCCAGGACGGGGGCGGCGGCACGGAGCTTCGCCCACTCGTCCTCGTCGAGCTGCTCGGTCAGGGTGGAGAGGAAGACGTTCCGCCTGCGGCGGCTTTCCTCCAGCATCGCCTCCGCCTGTTCGGTCTGCGTGACGACCTTCTGGCGCCGGTCGTCCGGATGCGGCTCCAGCCGGACCAGTCCCTTGGCCTCCAGCAGCGCCACGATGCGGGTCATCGAGGGCGGCTGGACGTGTTCCTTGCGGGCGAGTTCGCCCGGGGT
Coding sequences within it:
- a CDS encoding aldo/keto reductase, with product MEYTQLGRTGLKVGRLVLGTMNFGPQTDEADSHAIMDAALDAGINLFDTANVYGWGENKGRTEEIIGNWFAQGGERRDKVVLATKVYANMAADGEAWPNHDKLSALNIRRAVDASLKRLRTDHIDLYQFHHIDRDTSFDEIWQAVDVLVQQGKILYAGSSNFPGYKIAQANETAARRGGTIGLVSEQCLYNLAERRAEMEVIPAARDYGLGVIPWSPLNGGLLGGVIKKEVQGGRRAAGRAAEALADPAGRARIQAYEDLLDKHGIEPGEAALAWLLTRPGVTGPIVGPRTAEQLASALRAVELELGEELLASLDEIFPGPGPSPEAFAW
- the thpR gene encoding RNA 2',3'-cyclic phosphodiesterase; its protein translation is MRLFAAVLPPEDVSQELAVAVEVLRGLPGAEDLRWTGRAGWHFTVAFYGEVDDALVPGLTARLERAAARTEPFGLALGGGGQFGHGRALWAGADGDLRTLRLLAERAEAAGRKAGVEREEHRRYKAHLTLARSGTAIDTQPYLEALAGFRSRAWTVGELALVRSHLPRSGVPGEQPRYEVVARCPTGAAG
- a CDS encoding Uma2 family endonuclease, which translates into the protein MTECTGELTLDMMFGWLEKMPVPEGYKAEIVGGHILLTPQRDTHWDITIDILEHVRAKYPRTCLWSDVRMDYPGRLNGFASDVVAFTEGTRRDIEFVAEVISGETAANDYGPKKDTYAAVGVPVYLIVDPYTGEWHLHTLPKDGTYHGAVTFGFGEEIDLTGTVVGLVLRTDEFPRD
- a CDS encoding MFS transporter, whose translation is MSTGSGADSAPAPDTDDTPTDPEAPDRAPRRSDGMFSSLKIRNYRLFFLGQVVSNIGTWMQRIAQDWLVLTLTASSAAVGITTALQFLPMLLFGLYGGVLVDRLRKRPTLLVTQSAMALTSLALAALTLTGQVEVWHVYVAAFVTGLATVVDNPARQSFVAELVGSGRLQNAVSLNSANFQSARLVGPAVAGLLITGVGTGWAFFLNGVSFIAPIAGLLMMRARELHSVTPSPRGKGQLREGLRYVAGRPELLWPIVLVGFIGTFAFNFPVYLSAFADDVFDGGAGVYSLFNTLMAVGSLAGALLAARRGTARLRLLIMAAVAFGALEIVAAGAPTLWLFALLMIPIGLFAMTVNVTTNTSIQMATDPAVRGRVMALYMMVFLGGAPVGAPIVGWMTDTYGARVGLATGGAIAALAAAVIGLILARVGNLRLSVGWNDGHPRMRFVPRASGGAGSNGVAAAPVPAGAAAPVPAGIASGAAGPVSRGGTRRS
- a CDS encoding MarR family winged helix-turn-helix transcriptional regulator, giving the protein MPDLSQGDDVAAVNALRSAVMRLSRRLKHQRVDESLSPTEMSVLGTLARCGRATPGELARKEHVQPPSMTRIVALLEAKGLVRLEPHPDDRRQKVVTQTEQAEAMLEESRRRRNVFLSTLTEQLDEDEWAKLRAAAPVLEKLAHL